The genomic DNA ACCTTGGGCTTATCAGTGATGGTGGCCATTATGGAAACAAGATATGTACGGTCCGGAGACGAGATGTACCTGAGAATGACAAAATTTTGGGGAAAATTATTTCTCATTAATTTTGCCATTGGAGTGGTGACCGGAATCACCCTTGAGTTTCAATTCGGGACAAACTGGTCCCGGTATGCGGAATTTATGGGGGACATCTTCGGATCCCTTCTGGCCATTGAGGCATTGGGATTCTTCTTTTTAGAGTCCATTCTTCTCGGGGTATGGATCTTTGGCTGGCGAAAAATTTCTAAAAAAGCACATGCCACTGTTATGTGGCTGATCGCCTTTGCCTCAACCGGATCGGCGGTGTGGATCTTAACCGCCAATGCCTGGATGCAACATCCCGTGGGCTATGTGATCAGAAACGGCAGGGCGGAGCTGGAAAGTTTTGCCGCAGTGACCCTCAACGAATTCGGTATCCTGATGTTTTTTCACACGGTGAGTGCGGCCTATATTCTGAGTGCCTTTTTCGTAATGGGTGTCAGTGCATATCATCTACTAAAAAAACAGCATGTGGAATTTTTTACCAGGTCTTTTCGAATTGCGCTGGTCTTTGGTCTGATCTTTTCTTTTTTTGAGATCATCGAAGGCCACGTGCATGGCAGCGATCTGGCGAAAAAACAACCCGCAAAATTAGCGGCCATGGAATCCCACTGGGAGACAGCTAAAAATGCTCCCATTTATCTTTTTTCATTTCCCGATGAAGCCAACGAAAGAAACAGTATTGAAATAGGGCCATTGCCGGGAATGCTGAGCCTGCTGGCTTTTCACAGTATGGATGCAGAAGTAAAAGGGCTGAAGGACTTCCCCCCTGATGAAAGACCGCCGGTGCTAATTCCATTCGTCTCTTTCAAGGTCATGGTGGGCCTGGGATTATACTTTGCCCTGGTCACCCTTATCGGGTGGTTAAGAAGAAATCGCCTGACCGAAAGTCGATGGTACCTGAAGTTGATGCTTTTCTCCATCCCTTTGCCCTATATTGCCATCGAGATGGGCTGGGCCTTGGCCGAAGTGGGCCGTCAGCCGTGGATTGTTTATGGCATTATGAAAACGGCGGATGCGGTTTCTCCTATTGCAGCCTCGCAAGTTGCAGTTTCTCTTGCCGCATTTATACTGGTATACGGTCTTTTGGGTGCCGTCGGCTTTTATCTAATCATTAAACATGCCAGAAAGGGACCTGAACCGGAAGCAGCATGATATTTGACTGAACAGTCATTTAATTTTAAAAGGAGATAAAAAATGGATATACAAACAATATGGTTTTTTCTTTGGGTATTGCTTTGGGCCGTTTATTTTGTCACAGACGGATTTGATCTCGGCGTGGGAACTTTGCTCCCGATCCTGGGTAAAAC from Thermodesulfobacteriota bacterium includes the following:
- a CDS encoding cytochrome ubiquinol oxidase subunit I, encoding MDVLMLSRLQFAAATFFHFLFVPLTLGLSVMVAIMETRYVRSGDEMYLRMTKFWGKLFLINFAIGVVTGITLEFQFGTNWSRYAEFMGDIFGSLLAIEALGFFFLESILLGVWIFGWRKISKKAHATVMWLIAFASTGSAVWILTANAWMQHPVGYVIRNGRAELESFAAVTLNEFGILMFFHTVSAAYILSAFFVMGVSAYHLLKKQHVEFFTRSFRIALVFGLIFSFFEIIEGHVHGSDLAKKQPAKLAAMESHWETAKNAPIYLFSFPDEANERNSIEIGPLPGMLSLLAFHSMDAEVKGLKDFPPDERPPVLIPFVSFKVMVGLGLYFALVTLIGWLRRNRLTESRWYLKLMLFSIPLPYIAIEMGWALAEVGRQPWIVYGIMKTADAVSPIAASQVAVSLAAFILVYGLLGAVGFYLIIKHARKGPEPEAA